In one window of Bdellovibrio bacteriovorus DNA:
- a CDS encoding MotA/TolQ/ExbB proton channel family protein produces MEFLLSLGRGFTSADAIWMWAILAAQIVSIAIIAERAFALFGARKTNQKELSKVLAEDIRSGNLEKALRRSLQMGTKEPLGVVAAAGIQAAMDMGGKEEIQLKMDEVLLEENSRVEKRIGFLAMFANVATLLGLLGTITGLIHSFAGISNANPAEKATILSQGISLAMNTTAYGLIVAVPALIMYAVLQNRASRLTDDLNKGALNLFIQLGFHYEPVSTTKEVPANSGR; encoded by the coding sequence ATGGAATTCTTATTATCATTAGGTCGTGGCTTTACATCAGCAGATGCAATTTGGATGTGGGCTATCTTGGCAGCACAAATCGTTTCTATCGCGATCATCGCGGAAAGAGCTTTTGCCCTTTTCGGTGCTCGTAAAACAAATCAAAAAGAACTTTCCAAGGTTTTGGCGGAAGATATTCGCTCTGGAAACTTAGAAAAAGCTCTGCGCCGCTCACTGCAAATGGGCACAAAAGAACCATTGGGTGTTGTTGCAGCAGCGGGTATTCAAGCAGCGATGGATATGGGCGGAAAAGAAGAAATCCAACTTAAAATGGATGAAGTTCTTCTTGAGGAAAACTCTCGCGTAGAAAAACGCATTGGTTTCTTGGCTATGTTTGCGAACGTAGCAACTCTTTTAGGTCTTTTAGGTACAATCACAGGTTTGATCCACTCTTTCGCGGGTATCTCTAACGCAAACCCAGCGGAAAAAGCGACAATCCTTTCTCAAGGTATTTCTTTGGCGATGAATACGACAGCTTACGGTTTGATCGTGGCAGTTCCTGCTTTGATCATGTATGCGGTCTTGCAAAACCGTGCGTCTCGTTTGACGGATGATTTGAATAAAGGCGCTTTGAACCTTTTCATCCAGTTAGGTTTCCACTACGAGCCGGTTTCTACTACTAAAGAAGTTCCTGCTAACTCTGGGAGATAG